In a single window of the Candidatus Lernaella stagnicola genome:
- a CDS encoding PilZ domain-containing protein, which produces MTRDHGTFHSCILHTFHGDLVIDQPEPAAACENVEAGTEVQIHCFLSGAGMHVFNTRYLGKMGATSQHRLEMPGEINFVQRRQAFRVEPGNSLPAEIVSLLGRPALAKTRVENISITGICLSFIKSAGVKPGMEIQKIRVLLNNTEMLELDGIIRGAWRSKHGRFCLGIAWKHLSPENRKILNNYILSCQRFELRRGR; this is translated from the coding sequence GTGACACGCGATCATGGTACTTTTCACTCGTGTATCCTCCACACGTTTCACGGCGACCTGGTTATCGACCAACCGGAACCGGCTGCGGCGTGTGAGAACGTCGAGGCCGGAACGGAAGTGCAAATCCACTGCTTCCTCTCCGGCGCCGGCATGCACGTATTCAACACCCGCTACCTCGGTAAAATGGGAGCGACGTCCCAACACCGCCTGGAGATGCCGGGGGAGATTAATTTCGTCCAGCGGCGGCAGGCCTTCCGCGTGGAGCCGGGGAATTCGCTGCCGGCCGAAATCGTATCTCTCTTGGGCCGGCCCGCGTTGGCGAAGACCCGCGTGGAGAACATCAGCATCACCGGAATCTGCCTCTCGTTCATCAAGTCCGCCGGTGTGAAGCCCGGCATGGAAATTCAGAAAATCCGCGTGTTGCTTAACAACACGGAGATGTTGGAACTCGACGGCATTATTCGGGGGGCCTGGCGCTCCAAGCACGGTCGTTTCTGCCTCGGTATCGCCTGGAAGCACCTTTCCCCCGAGAACCGGAAGATCCTCAACAACTACATCCTTTCCTGCCAGCGGTTTGAATTGCGCCGCGGAAGATAG
- a CDS encoding EscU/YscU/HrcU family type III secretion system export apparatus switch protein: MSKKKEKKVDRKAAAAIKYDPGKDGAPRVTAKGMGVVAEKIIEKAIAAGVPLREDPDLAAALARMPLGEEIPPALYQAVAEVLAFVYRMNGRGDV, encoded by the coding sequence ATGAGCAAAAAGAAAGAAAAAAAAGTGGATCGCAAAGCCGCCGCCGCGATCAAATACGATCCCGGCAAAGACGGCGCGCCGCGCGTGACCGCCAAGGGAATGGGTGTGGTCGCCGAGAAGATAATCGAAAAAGCGATCGCCGCCGGTGTGCCGTTACGCGAAGATCCCGACCTTGCCGCCGCGCTGGCCAGAATGCCGCTTGGTGAAGAAATCCCGCCGGCGCTTTATCAAGCCGTCGCTGAAGTACTCGCGTTTGTCTACCGCATGAACGGGCGAGGCGACGTCTAA
- a CDS encoding flagellar hook-length control protein FliK, producing MSFFVARRGQVMQNLQHGDKLAVTVLERFESGKVMLDIKGTPVTARAEGDFPVGAKIDVVVQRSGKGFVLRRVGEDRNTLTNLAKFVRAKLGGMEKRSQTIAQVLAGPAFQSLGDAKTGLAGMYGKLVALLLPLLKADTGLAANLQNLGAVLGLSPMGSGDRLREFLGVNLPGLLDRMLQAGKKDFQGLLQRSGSLTPAEAENLTHLAGALKEQIGLFRGLNALLDARGRPLFISLPFLYQGEPQPTDIWVYKRHDAEGGRDDPDAMSAVVRLTMSRLGEVRAHVVLNGSRVSVRIFTETAQTAERLEESIPDLREALRGAGLSPAVSVREGLDMRPLPELRTMIRVDGEKRTLDVKA from the coding sequence ATGTCTTTCTTCGTTGCACGCCGCGGGCAGGTGATGCAAAACCTCCAGCACGGCGACAAACTGGCGGTCACGGTGCTGGAGCGCTTCGAAAGCGGCAAGGTGATGCTCGATATCAAGGGCACGCCCGTCACCGCCCGGGCCGAAGGGGACTTTCCGGTCGGCGCGAAAATCGACGTCGTAGTGCAGCGCTCGGGCAAGGGCTTTGTCTTGCGGCGCGTCGGCGAAGACCGCAATACGCTCACGAATCTCGCAAAATTCGTCCGCGCCAAACTGGGCGGCATGGAAAAACGATCGCAGACCATCGCCCAGGTGCTGGCCGGGCCGGCGTTTCAATCACTCGGCGACGCAAAAACCGGCCTGGCAGGGATGTATGGAAAACTCGTCGCCCTGCTGCTTCCCCTGCTCAAGGCCGATACCGGACTCGCCGCGAATCTGCAAAACCTGGGTGCCGTCCTCGGTCTCTCTCCCATGGGATCGGGAGACCGCCTGCGGGAGTTTCTCGGCGTCAACCTGCCGGGTCTACTCGACCGCATGCTTCAAGCCGGCAAAAAGGACTTCCAAGGTCTCTTGCAGCGCAGCGGTTCCTTGACGCCGGCCGAAGCCGAAAACCTCACCCACCTGGCCGGCGCACTTAAAGAGCAAATCGGCCTTTTTCGCGGCCTCAATGCGCTGCTTGACGCCCGCGGCCGGCCCCTGTTTATTTCGCTGCCATTCCTCTATCAGGGCGAGCCGCAGCCCACGGATATCTGGGTCTACAAACGTCACGACGCCGAGGGAGGGCGCGACGATCCGGACGCGATGTCCGCCGTGGTTCGGTTAACCATGTCGCGTTTGGGGGAAGTGCGGGCCCACGTTGTGTTGAACGGGTCTCGTGTCTCGGTGCGGATTTTTACCGAAACCGCCCAAACCGCCGAACGCCTCGAGGAATCCATACCGGATCTGCGCGAGGCGCTGCGCGGCGCGGGATTGTCACCGGCCGTGTCGGTACGCGAGGGGCTGGACATGCGGCCCTTGCCCGAGTTGCGAACGATGATCCGAGTGGACGGCGAGAAAAGAACGCTGGATGTGAAAGCATGA
- a CDS encoding sulfatase, translating to MPRTYFSRPQIQFVRKGASIKRHRLIALMAYLLLVTLVAAGAVIGCRKKSSPAGPPKGNIILISIDTLRADHVGVYGYPKPTTPNLDSFARDGFMFTQAYAASPWTLPSHGSMFTGLYPMTHGAETIQKRLLDGIPTLAEILQTRGFATGAIVCAPFMRPRFQLNRGFDDYDTRFIYPTDKKTKSDEDRFREVKGWKLANKVTKWGLDWVDRHREKPFFLFLHYWDPHHPYNPEQKYVDLFDPGYKGNIDSFDMVRREDFNPDMDRADFEHIIALYDGEIRYTDDGIGRLLAGLKKRGLTENTMIVITSDHGEEFLEHGGRVHMAQCWQETIHIPLMMQVPWIDRRGVTLDAPVSHVDFLPTFLDLLGVGGAPKLQHGLSLARVIENDEPLPRRELLSQTVRGRLTNHRRGRPGTWTVILTPELRKFHRFNHPTDGFRALFDIGKDPKEQKDLGETYPKDMDRFAGAYSKFVRAFRKEKARLHKRQKSETDVNIEPEFQQQLKDLGYL from the coding sequence ATGCCGAGAACCTACTTTAGTCGACCGCAGATTCAATTCGTTCGAAAGGGAGCCTCGATCAAACGACATCGACTAATCGCCCTGATGGCGTATTTATTGCTCGTTACCTTGGTCGCCGCAGGCGCCGTGATCGGCTGCCGAAAAAAGTCATCGCCCGCCGGGCCGCCCAAGGGAAACATCATTCTGATCAGCATCGACACCTTGCGCGCCGATCACGTCGGCGTTTACGGATACCCCAAACCGACAACGCCGAATCTCGACAGCTTCGCGCGCGACGGTTTCATGTTCACCCAAGCATACGCCGCCTCTCCGTGGACACTACCCAGCCACGGGTCGATGTTTACCGGCCTGTACCCGATGACCCACGGCGCCGAGACCATACAGAAACGGCTCCTTGACGGTATCCCCACGTTGGCCGAGATCCTTCAAACGCGCGGCTTCGCCACCGGCGCAATCGTTTGTGCGCCTTTCATGCGCCCGCGCTTTCAACTCAATCGCGGCTTTGACGACTACGATACGCGGTTCATCTACCCGACCGACAAGAAGACGAAGTCGGATGAGGATCGATTCCGCGAAGTCAAAGGGTGGAAGCTTGCGAACAAGGTCACGAAGTGGGGATTGGATTGGGTCGACCGGCACCGGGAAAAGCCCTTCTTCCTCTTCCTGCATTACTGGGATCCGCATCACCCCTACAATCCCGAGCAAAAGTACGTCGATCTTTTTGATCCAGGTTACAAAGGAAATATTGACTCATTCGACATGGTGCGACGCGAAGATTTCAACCCCGATATGGACCGCGCCGATTTCGAGCACATCATCGCATTGTACGACGGCGAAATCCGCTACACCGACGACGGCATCGGTCGACTTCTGGCCGGCCTGAAGAAACGCGGACTGACGGAAAACACGATGATCGTCATCACGTCGGATCATGGCGAGGAATTTCTCGAACACGGTGGCCGCGTTCACATGGCGCAGTGCTGGCAAGAAACGATTCACATCCCGCTCATGATGCAGGTACCGTGGATTGACCGCCGCGGCGTAACGCTCGACGCCCCGGTCAGCCACGTCGATTTTCTACCGACTTTTCTCGACTTGCTGGGTGTAGGCGGAGCACCCAAGTTGCAGCACGGGCTCAGTCTCGCCCGTGTCATCGAAAACGACGAACCGCTGCCGCGACGCGAACTGCTTTCCCAAACCGTCAGGGGCCGCCTAACCAATCACCGGCGCGGTAGGCCAGGGACCTGGACGGTGATTCTGACTCCCGAATTGCGCAAATTCCACCGTTTTAACCACCCAACCGATGGCTTCCGGGCGCTTTTCGACATCGGCAAAGATCCGAAGGAGCAAAAGGATCTGGGCGAGACGTATCCGAAGGATATGGACCGGTTTGCCGGCGCCTATTCGAAATTCGTCCGCGCCTTTCGAAAGGAAAAAGCCCGGCTTCATAAACGACAGAAAAGCGAAACCGATGTGAACATCGAACCCGAATTTCAACAACAGTTGAAAGACCTGGGGTACTTGTAG
- a CDS encoding FliA/WhiG family RNA polymerase sigma factor: protein MAEVVEVDIREYKTAKAKDRLRMRDRLIRKYTSLVRLVANRMIRKLPSQIDLNDLINTGVLGLIDAIDKFDPSRDIKFETYAEFRIRGAILDDLRSLDWVPRSIRQKIHQLQRAVEQFEAKNKRAASNEELAEEMGVPLDELQDLLSKASGVSLISFEDLGYNTATGQRRNTLEYFKEPHAENLISLLNLRDVRELLAEAIDELPKNERFVISMYYFDELTMKEIGLVLGITESRVSQIHNKAVIRLKTKLRRLLRDDAENLL, encoded by the coding sequence ATGGCTGAGGTAGTGGAAGTCGACATCCGCGAATATAAGACTGCGAAGGCAAAAGACCGCCTGCGCATGCGCGATCGCCTTATTCGAAAGTACACTTCGCTCGTCCGCCTCGTGGCCAATCGTATGATTCGAAAGTTACCGTCGCAGATCGATTTGAACGACTTGATCAACACCGGCGTACTCGGCCTTATCGACGCCATCGATAAGTTCGACCCATCCCGCGATATCAAATTCGAAACCTACGCCGAATTCCGCATCCGCGGCGCGATCCTCGACGATTTGCGCAGTCTGGACTGGGTGCCGCGTTCCATCCGGCAAAAAATACATCAGTTGCAGCGGGCCGTGGAACAATTCGAAGCGAAAAACAAACGCGCCGCCAGCAACGAGGAACTCGCCGAAGAAATGGGTGTTCCCCTGGATGAATTGCAGGACCTACTTAGCAAGGCCAGCGGCGTCAGCCTCATTTCGTTTGAGGACCTGGGATACAATACGGCTACCGGGCAGCGTCGAAACACGCTGGAGTATTTCAAGGAACCGCATGCCGAAAACCTGATTTCGTTGCTCAATCTTCGCGACGTGCGGGAATTGTTAGCCGAGGCCATCGATGAGTTGCCGAAAAACGAGCGATTCGTCATTTCGATGTACTACTTTGACGAACTCACGATGAAGGAAATCGGATTGGTGCTGGGCATCACCGAAAGCCGAGTCAGCCAAATCCACAACAAAGCGGTGATTCGCCTGAAAACAAAACTGCGCCGCTTGCTGCGTGACGATGCCGAGAACCTACTTTAG
- a CDS encoding MinD/ParA family protein, which produces MDQAEHLRKKAQEHRDKAAMERSPLVEGRPVRVISITSGKGGVGKTNISANLALALAKLGKKVLVFDTDLGLANVDLLLGIKPQYTIQDVLDGGKTIQDVVARGPDGVLVLPASSGIDEVPDLTEEERLDLVAQFENWDEPIDVMLLDTGAGIGKNVMYFNIVAQHILVVVTPEPTSMTDAYALIKVLYTRYQEKRFNLLVNMVRDEKEALGVFRAIADTADRFLDLSINYFGFVPLDPNVTRAVQKRQPLLHAYPHSPAAQTFANLAKNVLDLEIPTSPKGNIQFLWRHVLRVG; this is translated from the coding sequence GTGGATCAGGCCGAACATCTTCGCAAAAAAGCACAGGAGCATCGCGACAAAGCCGCGATGGAAAGGTCGCCGCTTGTCGAGGGGCGACCCGTCCGCGTGATTTCGATCACGTCGGGCAAAGGCGGCGTGGGCAAAACAAACATCTCGGCCAACTTGGCGCTCGCTTTGGCAAAGCTCGGCAAGAAGGTTCTTGTGTTTGACACCGACCTGGGTCTGGCCAACGTCGATCTGTTGCTCGGCATCAAACCGCAGTACACGATTCAAGATGTTCTCGACGGGGGCAAGACGATCCAAGACGTCGTGGCCCGGGGACCGGACGGGGTTCTTGTGCTCCCGGCCTCCAGCGGCATCGATGAAGTGCCGGATTTGACCGAAGAGGAACGGCTGGACTTGGTCGCCCAGTTCGAAAACTGGGACGAACCGATCGACGTCATGCTGCTGGATACCGGCGCCGGAATCGGCAAAAACGTCATGTACTTCAATATCGTCGCCCAACATATTTTGGTCGTCGTGACACCGGAACCCACGAGCATGACCGACGCCTATGCACTGATCAAAGTGCTTTACACGCGATATCAGGAAAAACGTTTCAACCTATTGGTAAACATGGTCCGAGACGAGAAAGAAGCGCTGGGCGTTTTCCGCGCAATAGCCGACACAGCCGATCGATTCCTCGATTTATCGATAAACTACTTTGGTTTCGTACCTCTCGACCCCAATGTCACCCGAGCGGTGCAAAAGCGCCAACCGCTCCTGCACGCCTATCCACACTCACCGGCGGCGCAAACCTTTGCCAATTTGGCAAAAAACGTGCTAGATTTGGAAATTCCCACATCGCCGAAGGGGAACATTCAGTTCCTTTGGCGGCACGTCTTGCGGGTCGGGTAG